CTAACTCTTTCAAGTTAGAATCAATACTATATGATTTTTTTATTTTTAATGATTTACCAATATTATTTTTGCTTAAAATTCTTTCATTTGAAAAGTAAATTTTCACATCTTTAATTTTTAATTGAAGTTTTTTAATATTAAAATTAAAACTTTGTGTTTTATGTGTTGTCGTCTCTCTTATGTTTATATTATCTATAATTTTACTAAATGCCTTATTTTTAGTAAAATTATTAATAACATTTTTTTGAATATTATTTTTGCTGTTATTTTTAATTTTTAAATTTTTAATAAGTATATTGGATACCATATTTACCTCCTAATTATTTATCACCTCCCCAATTTTTGAGATCACATTAGCTGCTTTAGTTGGATTTATTTGCGCTAAAGCTTGAATTATTTCAGCTGCAGTATCAGATGGTAATTTTAATAATGCGTTAACAATAAGATCAATACCTACTTCATCTCTTGATAATGCTACAGCTATTTGAGCTGGTGTTGAGGAGGCGAACCATTGAGATAATTTTTCTATTCTTGAATTATAGTCTTCAAATTTTTTCTTTTCTTCTTCAAAAATCTTTTTTTCATTTTCAAAAATTTCTTTTTCTTTAGCTAAATTAGAAGCTTCAATAGTTATTTGAGAAGCTAACTTTTTTAATTCCTCTAACTGTGAGTTTATTTCTTGAGATTTTTTATCTAAAACTGACAATCTCTCTTCTATTAATTTTTCTTGGATAATGTATGCATTTCCTATATCAAGATATTCATATTTTACTCGATCTTTTAATACAGGTACTTTTTGTAGCATATAAGCTACAAAACTTTTCCAATCATTTTGAATACTTAAATTAAGAGTTTTTAATCTATTAAATTCAAAATTCAAATAAACTAATATAATAATAATTATGGTAATAAAGATAGACCAAAAAAATAGAGTTAGCAACCTTTTAATTCTTCCTGGTTTTTTATTTTCATCTTTAGCCATAATATCCCTCCCAACTTTTGCTAATTTATAGTATATCAAAAAAAATTCAAAAAAATAAATAGTAAATAAAAAGGGGCAAAAAGCCCCTTATATTAAAACATAGGTCCAAATCCAAATGTCCATTTAAAATTATTATTTTTATCAAAAACACCTTCAAATCTAATAGGACCAATCATAGGTATTGTTAATTTTAATCCGAAACCATATGACCATAAATAGTTGTTGTATAGAGAATTGTTTGTAGAATTTCCTATATCAAAAAATGCATAAAGATCAACTGGAACATTCTCTTTATTAATCTGATATTGGATTTCAGTATTATTTAGTATCATTGTATTACCACTTAGCGAAGAGAAATCATATCCTCTTAATGTATACATACCGCCTAGATAAAAATCATAAAGATTAAATGGATCATTTACATATCCAATTTTAAATCTATTAGCAAAAGTAAACTTATAATATGTATTAAATAATTTATTTTCTAAATATCCGCCATAATAATATTCATTGTTTTTTAATGCATTTAAACCACTAAATAATTGTATGCTATTATATAAACCATTATACGGTCTAAATGGATAATCTAATCTTGAATAAGTATAACCTAATCCTGAACTAATTTGTTTTTTTACCTCATATGATGAAGGATTATACTTTGTTTCAGAATAGCTGAAATTAAAATTTATATTATTAAAATCATTAATACTATAATTAGGAGATATAGAAAATGATAATTTATCAGATACAGTGGCTTCACCACTAATATTTTCTTGTGGGATTCCGTTATTTATATCATACAAACCATAATTTAAGTTTGTACCTATGGAAAATTTAGATCCAAAAATATTTTTAATATTATATCCGCCATTAAAAATATATGTATTTGATAATGGATTTAAATTAGTAGAAATATTAAATGATTGACCGTATCCTAAAGGATTTGCCCATTGTAGTTCTAATTGTCCTAAAAAACCCATATACCAAGGTGCATTTTCAGGTACTGTGTATGTAATTCCTCCAATAAATTTTCCAGGTTTATTTTTTTCTTCAATGTCTATTTTAAAATCTAAGATATTATCTTTCTGATTATATGGATAAATGCTAACATTTTCAAAGAAACCTGTTCCAGACAATGCATAATATGTGTCTTGAATGTTTTTAGTTGTTATTACGTCTCCTTCTTTAAGTTTTATTGATGGATTAATAAGATAATTTTTTGTTTTCTGTTTTGGAGTAACATTAATAATAATATTTCCAACTTTATACTCAATTATTTTATAAGACAAATTGTTGTTATTATAATAAGCATTTATATCTATAAATGGGTAGCCTAAATTAATATAATAATCTTTTAAAGTTTTTATGCTATTTAATAATTGCAAATTTGATACCGTTGAGTTTTCAGATATATTTAATTGCTTTAATTTTCCGAAAATTTCAAAATCTTTTATACTTTCATTTCCTTCTATTGAAATATTTTTAATTAATGAAGGGGAATCAATAATTTTCTTTAATTCACCATCCAAGACAATTACTAGATCACCGCCTGGAGTTTTATCGATATTTAATGTTTTAAAAGATATTTGTGTTTTGGTTGAAAAGTAAGGTAATTGTTGTAAAGTTTGAAATATTTTTTGTATATCTTCTACTTTGGGGTATGTGTCTTTTACATCAGATCTAAATAAAAAGAATTTGTTCTCCCAGTCACTTCTAAAATTAAATCCAAATATTTTTTTTAATTCATTTTTATTTAAATTTGAAACTTCACCATTTAATTCAATATCCCATAAATCATATTCTTTAATAATATAAACCAAAGTATTTTCATTTGAAATATTTTTATTATCTACAGTAGTGCTTTCTAAAGTAATAGAGTCCGATTTTAATTTAACATTGCTTAAAATTTCAATATACATATAACCATTTTCATTATAATATTTTTTAATTTCATCTAAACCTTTTTTATATTCATTTAAATTGAAAGGAAGATTTTTTTCAGTATATACTTTTGTGGCTATATTACTTAAATCCAACAGTTTATCACCTAAAACTTTAAATTTAATATCTTTTACAATAGGGTTAGTTTTAAAGATAAGTTTTAATTCATTATTTTCTTCGGAATAATCGTAGGATATAGAAGAAAAATATGGATAAGAATTTTGAATAGAATTTATAGCTAATTTTAAATCTATTTCTCCAATAATTGAGTTTTCAGTAATATCATATTTAGAAAGTGTATTCTTTAATTCATTTTCAATAAAAGAAACATTACCTTCGAAAACTAATTTTTTTACAGTCATTAAAGCAAAAGTATTAATGAATACTGTAATCACCAAAAAAACTAATAATATTTTTTTCATTTATCTTCCTCCTTAATTTCTTTCTCTAGATTTAATATATAACTTTTAATTAAATTTAAATCAGATGGTTTTGTTAAATCAAAATTTTCATTCAAAAATTTAGAGTCAATATTATAACCGTTTTTATTGTAAAATCTATTTATTTTCCAATAAAAATTATTACTTATATTTAAAACGTGGAGAAATGTAGAAACTATATCTCCAACAGGTTGGCAATCAATATTTGATAAATTGAAATTTGCAGTAACTATAGTTCCAGAATTTTTTTTCGAATAAATGTTAAAAAAACCGCCAGTTTTTTCAACAGAAAACTTTAAAAATGATAATCCTACTCCGAATTTTTTCTTTCTATGTTTTTTAGTTGTATAAAAAGGATCTAAAGCTTTTTTTATTCCAAGATTGTCCATACCTCTTCCGTTATCAGAAATAGTAAATTTAAAATTATTTTTTGTTTCTATTATAACTAAATAACCCATTGTACCTCCAGAATTAATAGCATTTTCACAAATATCTAAAATATGATCACAAATAGTTCTTAATGTTGCCAAATTGGAATCACCCGACTTTCAATAATAGACTCTTTAAAACTAGCAAAAGATCTATCTTTTGCTAGTATTTTACATGAAGGAATTAATTGTTCAGGGAAATGGGCATCTGTATTAAAAATAAAATTATTAAAGCCAATTTTCTGAGCTTTTTCAATTTCATTTTTATTTTTTACTTCTACAGCATCTATTATAATATCTTCTGGAGGAAGCCCTAAATTAGTTATTAATCCATTAAATCTAAAAATATGAGCAGGAATAAATAAAGAATTATATTTTTTAGATAGTAAATAAATCTCATTAATACTTAAACTACAGGCGCTTCCAAAATATGGATTTTCTACAATAGAAGAAAATGTTCCATCTTCATTACAAATAATTTGATACCCTAATTTTTCTGGATTATAATCTTTTATTATTAAATTATTTTCTATTATATTACCAAATTTAATGGCATCATCTAAATTTTCAAAATATATTAATAAATGAACTTCCTCTTTGGAAGTTACTTCGATACCAGGAATTACTTTTACATCTATTTGTTTTAAAACCTTTGAGTATAATTCGATATGTCGAGTTGTATTATGATCTGTAATAGAAATCCAATTAACGCCATTTAAATAATCTAAAAAAATATCTGGGGTCATAGTGATATCAGCGCATGGAGATAAAATAGTGTGTATATGAAAATTTCCATAAAATGACGTCATATTATTCACCAAATAAGCAATTATATATTAATCCAACAGTTTTAAAAATATCATATTTGCTTTTTAATAAGTTTATATTATTTTCTTTTGCTTTTTCAATTGTTTCAATTTCAAAATCAAAATCTATTGGAATTATAATTGTATTTGCTTCAACTATAGAAGCAACAGCAATAATATTTGGATGTGTTTGATGAGTTATCCATATAGATGATGAAGGAGAATTCCTCATTATTTCACTTAATAAATCTCCAACGTAACCATTTTTAATTTCAATGTTATCATTGAAAATATAAATACTTTCAAGGAAGCCATGTTTTAAAATATCTTTTAAAGTCATTTTAATCCCCCTTATAAAACATCATTTCAATAGTAACGCCTTTTCCTACTTCTGAAATTATTGTCATTTTATCAGAAAATCTTTTCATATTAGGTAATCCCATTCCGGCTCCAAAGCCTTGGGATCGAACATCTTCAGATGCCGTAGAGAATCCTTCTTGCATAGCTAATTCAACATTCTCAATACCTTTTCCATAATCTTTAATTAATAATCTAATGCTATCTTCAAAATCCCAACAATAAATTTGACCATACGAATCTGAATGAATAACAACATTAGCTTCTGCTTCATAGGTAGCAATAGAAATTTTTCTTATTAGTGAATCATTTATATTTTTACTTTTTAAAAATGCTTTTAATTTAGTTGCACCAATTCCAATTTTTTGAATATCGTTATAATTTATTTCAAAATTAAAGGAAATTTTATCATTATCTAAAATTTCTCCGGTAAGTTTTGATGTATATTCTTGGTTTAATACCTTTTTTCTACGTTCATCATGAATATATATTGTCCCTAATTTTTCGAAAAGCCAGGTAATAACATCATATTTTGTTATAATTCCAACAACCTTATTTTCTTCATTGATTATAGGGAATCTTCCATATTTATATTTTTGAGAATAATCAATAAATTCAGAAAGTGTATTATTTTCGTTTAAAGATATCACGTTTTTAGACATCCATTTGAAAACATTATCATTTAAGTTTCCTCTTTCTAAAACATTTATTATATCTTCAATGCTAATAATTCCAACCAATTTTAATCCTTTTTTTACAACAGGTAATCCAGATATTTTTTTTATTTTCATTATATCCTTTACCTGCTTTATAGTAATTTCAGGCGTAACAACAATAGGTGGTGAAGTCATAATTTCACCGATTTTTGTGTTAGAAAAAACATCTAACAATTTTTCTAATAATTTGTTATCACTTTTCATTTAAATCAGTCTCCATAGCATCTTTTAAACCTAAATTATATAATTTTGCACAAGCAAAATACATAGAATATTCTGTAGACAAGATAGGAATTTCACAATTATTTATATTTTCTAAAAATTTTTTAGGAATAGATTTTCCTCTTACAAATAAAACAGCTCCTGCTTCTATAACAGATGCAGTCGTTAATGTTTGAGGTGTTGTTAAACCGGTTATTAATAACATGTTTGGTTTTGAAAAAGCCAAAAAGTCACTCATTAAATCAGAAGCGCCAGCATATTCAATTTCTAAATTTTCTAAATTTTCTGGTTTATTAATAATTGTAGCATTTAGTTCTTGTATTATTTTAGTTAATTTCATTTAATAAATCCCCTTTATACTCAAATTTTAAAAAAGCATCATAAGTCCAAGGTAATTTTTCTTTAAATATTTTTGCTAATGCAATAGCATATTGTTGTATTTCCCATTGTGCATGAGAATCAGCTCTTAGATTCAAGAAATTCATTAAAGATCTAACATTTACAGTCCAATAAAACTGAGTATATTGACCAACTGGTAAAATCATTCTAGCCATTTCTCTAGCAACACCCATTTCTAGTAATTTATTATAAGTTTCATATAAATAATTATATGTATATTTAACAATTTCTATAGCTTTTTTTTCCATATGTTTATCTTCTGTATGAATAGACCCTTGTTTATTTTTTGTATCTTGTATTCTTATATGATCTGGAATATAAAATTCTTCTGCAAATTTTGTTGTATATCTTCTTGAAATTTCATTATAACTTCCAATTCTATGCCTCATCCATTGGCGAGCAATAAAAATGGGAGTTTTTATATGGAATGTAAAGACTTGATGTTCAAAGGGGCTATGATGTTTATGCTCCATTAAATAGTTTATAAGCTGTATATCTTTTTCATCTGTTGATAATTCTTTACCATAAGAAACTCTTGCTGCTCTAACAGCAGTTTTATCTTCTCCCATTAAATTAACCAATTTTATAAACCCTTTGTCCAATACTTTAATTTCAATCATTTTCATCACCTTCTTTAAACATAAGCTCTTTATCTCTTCTTTTTCTCCTTTTTTCAAGATAAATAATTATAGATATAGAAAAAATAACAAAAGATAATATTGGTAAAATATAATTTAAAATTACATCAATTTTTATTTCATTTCGTAATTTTTTTAGAGCATTTAACGCTTCTTCTGATAAATTTGGATCTAAAGTTACAGCTTTGTTTAAGGCAATTCTAGCTAATGATTTATATTTATCATAATCCACATTTAACATAGATAGTGCCCATTTTGATAATATTCTAGGATTGTCTGAGTCATATTCTAAAGCTTTTTTATAATAATTCATCTTTTGAGTATAAGTATCTGAATAATCACCCAAAAGTTCATATACTAAAAATAATATTTTATAATTTTTAGTATTTGGTAAAATCTTATCGTTAACAATATTATTAGCAATATCTTTCTCATTATTTTCAAAGAAATGTTTAGCGATCAATAATAATACTTTTTCATCGGGGTCAGGTTCTTTAATATAAGTTTTAGATATTTTTTCAAATATATCTTTATCTTTAATATTCATTTTTAAGGAAGTAGCTATATTAATATATGTTTCAATGATTTTTTTATTATCTGGGAAACTAAGAACGCCTTCTTTTATAACTACATATGCATCATCTTTATTTCCATATAGATTAGAATTATATAAAAAATTTGATTTATAATATAGAATAAATGGAGATTTTATGATTTTCTTTTCTAAATTATTTATTTCATTTATAATTTCTTTTGCTAATTTAGGATCTCCAGTTATTTTCCATTGATTGTATTGAAATTCTATTAAAAGTATATCTATTACTAATAAATTTGGATTTGTATTTTTAAATTCATTTAACTTATTAATTGGTGAAATAGTTGTTTGAGGATTAATTGAAGATAAAATATCAAATAATTTTTTTTCTTCAAAAGATAAATTATTATCATACTCAACTCTTAATTCATTTGCAGCTTTTAAATAACTGCTATATCCTGTTTCTAAATATTTTTTTAAGTATCCAAAAATTTTAATATTTATGTTATTTGAAGCAATCATTTTGTCTATATCAAAATAACTTGCATAATATTCCCCAATATCTGCAGAAAACATATATAAAACAATTAATATAAAATTTAATAATAATAATATCTTTCTCATAATACCTCCTATTTTTCATTAACATATGCAAATAATTTTATTTCATCTTCAATATTCATTATTTGAACACTACTAATAGCATTTTCAGTATTAAATAATTTATTTTGTATTTTAATTTGTACTCCAGGATATAACATCTTTCTTGCAATTACTACTCCTTCTTTTTTTGAATTATTTATTAATTTTTTTAATTCAATTAATTTAGTTTTGGAATTTTCAATTTCATTTTTTAAAATTTTTGTTCTATTAAGAATTTTTTTCAAATAATTTGCTTTTTCAACTTTTAATTTGCTTTGTTTTAATTTTTCCATTAATGAAGTAATTTGAGGTGTAATAGCTTTTAATTCTTCAGTATATTTTTTGGTTAATTCTAATAAGTTGGAATATTCAGTATATAGTTTTGGATCCACACCTACTTCTATTGTAGTTAAAACACCTAAGGTACTACCAATATAATGAGATTCAACTTTTTTTAGTACATTTATATTACCACCAACTATTTTACTATTATAACCATCTAAAATTAATTCTTCGGCATATATAACATTACAGTTAATTAATGATTTATCAATTAAAATTTTTTCTTTTGCTTCTAAATTTGCATTTTCAGCAAATTTAGCATATATATTCTGCGCTTTAATAATTCCCTTATGGCTACCTTTTATTCCATTTACTTTTAAATTTTTTTGGGAAATAACTGTAGCAGCTTCAATTTCGCCATAAATTTCAATATCCTCTTCAGCTTCCACTATAAACCCGGGTTTTACTGATCCTCGAATTATAACTTTGCCAGGAAAATTAATATTTCCAGTATTAAAATCCACATCCCCATTAATTTCATAAATAGGCTCTATAGATATGTATAAAGTACCATCAATATCTTTTCTTATTTTTAATTCTCCAGAAGAAGCGGCAATAATATACCCTTCATCATCTTTTTCTACGTTTTTTTCTAATATAACCTTTGCGGGGTCTCCTAATAATCCTGGTATTTCTTTTCCCAAAA
This genomic interval from Marinitoga sp. 38H-ov contains the following:
- a CDS encoding ATP-binding protein, with translation MATLRTICDHILDICENAINSGGTMGYLVIIETKNNFKFTISDNGRGMDNLGIKKALDPFYTTKKHRKKKFGVGLSFLKFSVEKTGGFFNIYSKKNSGTIVTANFNLSNIDCQPVGDIVSTFLHVLNISNNFYWKINRFYNKNGYNIDSKFLNENFDLTKPSDLNLIKSYILNLEKEIKEEDK
- a CDS encoding CBS domain-containing protein, with amino-acid sequence MKSDNKLLEKLLDVFSNTKIGEIMTSPPIVVTPEITIKQVKDIMKIKKISGLPVVKKGLKLVGIISIEDIINVLERGNLNDNVFKWMSKNVISLNENNTLSEFIDYSQKYKYGRFPIINEENKVVGIITKYDVITWLFEKLGTIYIHDERRKKVLNQEYTSKLTGEILDNDKISFNFEINYNDIQKIGIGATKLKAFLKSKNINDSLIRKISIATYEAEANVVIHSDSYGQIYCWDFEDSIRLLIKDYGKGIENVELAMQEGFSTASEDVRSQGFGAGMGLPNMKRFSDKMTIISEVGKGVTIEMMFYKGD
- a CDS encoding BamA/TamA family outer membrane protein; amino-acid sequence: MKKILLVFLVITVFINTFALMTVKKLVFEGNVSFIENELKNTLSKYDITENSIIGEIDLKLAINSIQNSYPYFSSISYDYSEENNELKLIFKTNPIVKDIKFKVLGDKLLDLSNIATKVYTEKNLPFNLNEYKKGLDEIKKYYNENGYMYIEILSNVKLKSDSITLESTTVDNKNISNENTLVYIIKEYDLWDIELNGEVSNLNKNELKKIFGFNFRSDWENKFFLFRSDVKDTYPKVEDIQKIFQTLQQLPYFSTKTQISFKTLNIDKTPGGDLVIVLDGELKKIIDSPSLIKNISIEGNESIKDFEIFGKLKQLNISENSTVSNLQLLNSIKTLKDYYINLGYPFIDINAYYNNNNLSYKIIEYKVGNIIINVTPKQKTKNYLINPSIKLKEGDVITTKNIQDTYYALSGTGFFENVSIYPYNQKDNILDFKIDIEEKNKPGKFIGGITYTVPENAPWYMGFLGQLELQWANPLGYGQSFNISTNLNPLSNTYIFNGGYNIKNIFGSKFSIGTNLNYGLYDINNGIPQENISGEATVSDKLSFSISPNYSINDFNNINFNFSYSETKYNPSSYEVKKQISSGLGYTYSRLDYPFRPYNGLYNSIQLFSGLNALKNNEYYYGGYLENKLFNTYYKFTFANRFKIGYVNDPFNLYDFYLGGMYTLRGYDFSSLSGNTMILNNTEIQYQINKENVPVDLYAFFDIGNSTNNSLYNNYLWSYGFGLKLTIPMIGPIRFEGVFDKNNNFKWTFGFGPMF
- a CDS encoding iron-sulfur binding hydrogenase; its protein translation is MTLKDILKHGFLESIYIFNDNIEIKNGYVGDLLSEIMRNSPSSSIWITHQTHPNIIAVASIVEANTIIIPIDFDFEIETIEKAKENNINLLKSKYDIFKTVGLIYNCLFGE
- a CDS encoding FapA family protein, which produces MAIIKIHTSEDYKKAYISLLYDGRISTENELYNALKNANIKVGIKYDVLKSLVVNPIYNQSILIAEAIPPSKGDPGYVEIYKNLDIEKKEINYNEKIDFREFAKNIITVELGEKIGFIHPPTIGKPGKDILGKEIPGLLGDPAKVILEKNVEKDDEGYIIAASSGELKIRKDIDGTLYISIEPIYEINGDVDFNTGNINFPGKVIIRGSVKPGFIVEAEEDIEIYGEIEAATVISQKNLKVNGIKGSHKGIIKAQNIYAKFAENANLEAKEKILIDKSLINCNVIYAEELILDGYNSKIVGGNINVLKKVESHYIGSTLGVLTTIEVGVDPKLYTEYSNLLELTKKYTEELKAITPQITSLMEKLKQSKLKVEKANYLKKILNRTKILKNEIENSKTKLIELKKLINNSKKEGVVIARKMLYPGVQIKIQNKLFNTENAISSVQIMNIEDEIKLFAYVNEK
- the thyX gene encoding FAD-dependent thymidylate synthase encodes the protein MEIKVLDKGFIKLVNLMGEDKTAVRAARVSYGKELSTDEKDIQLINYLMEHKHHSPFEHQVFTFHIKTPIFIARQWMRHRIGSYNEISRRYTTKFAEEFYIPDHIRIQDTKNKQGSIHTEDKHMEKKAIEIVKYTYNYLYETYNKLLEMGVAREMARMILPVGQYTQFYWTVNVRSLMNFLNLRADSHAQWEIQQYAIALAKIFKEKLPWTYDAFLKFEYKGDLLNEIN